A region of the Candidatus Binataceae bacterium genome:
TGTCGGACAAGATCGTCACGACACGCAACATCACGCAGTCCGCGGTCGGCGATCGCGATGGGCTTTGGACGACAGTCGTCACTGCTGCAGTGTTCTGCGATCTACCCGAAAAGCAGCAGCCGCAATCCCAAAGCTGATCGGCGTCAGTTAGAAGCGCGCTCGAATGCGATCGTGAATATGCGCGCCGCGTCGGCGCGATGAGCACGAAGCATCGCGCCGCTCTGCTCGAGGCGGTGCCGCGCGAACTCGAACCCATCGCCGGGAAGGTTGAGCTCCACCGGTGCGGAGTCTCGCGCAAAGGTGCGAAACTCACCGCGCGACTCGCGCGGCCCGACTGCGCTGTCGCTAAGGTCGATGCAGAGCTCCTCATCGGTGGCGTATAGCCTGACCACGATGACCGGTTCCGGCGTAGCGCGCGCGATGACCTCGAGGATCGTGCGCAGCGCGAGACTCGCGCCGTGACGATCGGCGTGGACAATCGCGTAGGGATGATCATCGACAAACGTGACCCCGCGATTAGCGCTGGCGGCGGTCTCGCGATATTCGTGAATGATCGAGCAGACGAGACCTCGCAAGTCGAGATCCTCGCGGATCGCTAAATCATTCCGGGGGGCTGGATGTTTGGCGGCTACGTTCACGGCGATACGAAAAGCACGAAGTTCCTGACCAAAAGAGAGCAGCTTCCGTGCCGCGAATCCCGCCAATAATTTGGCAGGCACGACGAATGATCCGTGTCGTAAACGACTCATAACTGTAACGAATACGGGTCAAATGTTCACGCACGCGCGTCATCCCCCGATGCATCGCTTGCGGCAATCCGAGCGGATATGGCAAAGATGATCGCAGCGACGCTAAACCATGAGCGGAGCGCGATTGACACGGAGTTGTTCGGTCACGAAAAGGGGTGTTGGAAGATCCGCTTTGGCAGGGTTTCAGAGCGCAACTTTCCTTTGTTCGTCCGTCATTCCCCAAAAGTGAACTTGGAGCAAACGCGGCACTCGGCCGCTCCGGTGATGAGCCGTGAAGAGGACGATCGATGCTGAGCAGGAGAGATTTCAGCAGGAAGTTCCTGCGTACCGCGATTCCACTGACGGCCGCGTTACTGCTCGAGCCGCTGTCGGGCTCGGCGCTGGCCATGCTCGGCGGTTCCGCGCAATCGGTTACCGTGGATCAGCAAACACTCGGCGGCGCGCTCAATGCCACGCCGCAGACGCAAGCGTCCGGGGTGCAGGCGCTGAACCAATCGAGCGCGGGTGCGGCGTACACGGTGCAGCAGATCTCGATTCCAAATGGAACCACCGTCAACGAATATCTTTCAGCCAGCGGCACGGTCTTCGCCGTGAGCTGGCGCGGCAAGCGCCCGCCGGATCTTAGCCAGCTCTTCGGCACTTACTTCGCTCAGTATCAGCAAGCGCTCGCGGCGCCGCATCAAGAGCGTGGTCCGCGCAAGATTCAGACCCAGGACCTGATCGTCGAAACCAGCGGCCATATGCGTGATCTCATGGGCCGTGCCTACCTTCCTGCGCTCGTTCCTGCGGGCGTCAGCGTTGATGAAATCCAATGAAAGCATCCTGGCTGATCGCGATTCCCTTGATGATCGGGCTCCTGGCGGCTTGCGGTGGAGGAGGCGGGGGAGGGGGATTTGTCCCGATTCATTCGCCGACGGCAACTCCGACACCGGCGCCGCCCGCCGGCAACGTTCAGAGCATGAGCGTCGATTTAGGTCCTAACGGGAATCTCGTCAACGGGGCGTTCACGTCGGTCACGGTCTGCGTGCCGAATACCGCCAACTGCCAGACGATCCCCAACGTACTCCTCGATACGGGTTCGTTCGGATTGCGTCTGCTCGGCTCCGCGCTGAACCCGACGTTGACCCTGCCGCGCCAGACCGACGGCAGCGGAGACGCGATCGCGGAATGCGGCTTCTTCGGCAGCTTGTTCACCTGGGGGCCGGTCGCAACCGCCGATATCGAAATGGCCGACGAAGCCGCCTCGAGCATTCCCGTTCAGATCATCAGCCCGTCGGGTTTTACCACCGCGCCGACCGCATGCATCAATAGCGGTCTGCCGCAGGCCGACTCGCTGGCGACCTTGCGCGCCAATGGAATCCTCGGCGTCGGCGTCTTCGTCCAGGATTGCGGAACCGATTGCACCACGAACGGTTCATCCAATCCCGGATTCTATTATGCGTGCGCAGGATCGAGTTGCAGCGTGACGACGCAGAGCGAGGCGAACCAGGTCCAGAATCCTATTTCGTCGTTCAGCGGCGATGACAATGGTTTGATCATCGAGCTGCCGTCCGTCCCGGCAGGCGGCGCCAAGAGCGTCACTGGATCGTTGGTGTTTGGGATCGGAACGCAGTCAAACAACCAACTCGGCACCGCACAGGTCTTCACGACCGATTCGAACGGAAACGTCACGACAACTTTCGGGGGCAATTCATACGGCACGACTTATATCGACACGGGCTCGAACGCTCTTTTCTTCCTCAGCACCGCGGCGACCGGGATACCGGAATGCAGCGGCGGTGGTTTCTACTGCCCGGCGAGCAGCGAAAATCTCAGCGCGCAAATCGAGGGACAGAACAGCGCGACGGCAACGGTCGACTTTACCATCGCCAACGCCAACAATCTTTTCAGCACTAACAACGCCGTTTTCAACGATCTCGGCGGCCCGTTCTCGCAGGGCTTTGATTGGGGCTTGCCGTTCTTCCTGGGACGCAACGTATTCGTCGCAATCGACGGCCAAACCACTCCCGCGGGATCGGGCCCGTACTTTGCGTTCTGAGCGGAGCTTGGCACGGCGAAAAAGAGGAGTCGCGGTGGCGAACCTAATCCCATCGTCTCCCATCGAAGGCGCTCAGAGTCGCACGCGCACAAGGGTTTTTTTGCTCTTCGCTTGACCGTTCACCCCGAACCGCGTTGAGTGAAACTGCCTTCAAGTTTCACCCGAACGGAGATTGCGCGCCTTCCAATGTCCGAACGTATTTTGATTGTTGACGACGATGAGCTGATGGCGCGCTATGTCGAGCGTATCCTCGCCAGCGCCGGTTTCGAGTGCGAGGTCTGCCTCGATGCGGAAAAGGCGCTCAATGCCTGCGAAACGCGCCGCATCGATCTCGTGATTTCCGACGTCGTGATGCCGTCGATGAACGGCACCGAGCTGATGCGCCGGATCCGCGAGCGGATGCCGATGCTGCCGGTCATCCTGCTTACCTCCTACGGCAGTATCGAAGCCGCCGTAGAAGCAATGCGCGCGGGAGCGTTCGGCTATCTCACCAAGCCAGCCAAAGATGACGAATTGTTAATGCTGGTGCGAAGGGCGCTGGAGATGACGCGCCTGGAGCGCGAGAATCGCCTCCTGCGCCAGGAACTGAACGAACGCTACGGTCCAGACGCGTTCGTCGCCGTCAGCGACCATAGCCGCACGCTGCTCGAGTCCGTGCGCCGGATCGCGCCGAGCCGCGCCACCGTGCTGATCCAGGGCGAGAGCGGAACCGGCAAGGAACTCGTCGCGCGGCTGATTCACTTCTGGAGTAATCGCGTCGGTCAACCATTCGTCGCCGTGAACTGCAAGGCGTTTGGCGAGGGCGTGCTCGACAGCGAACTCTTTGGCCACGAAAAGGGCGCGTTCACGGGCGCGATCATGGCGCGGCCGGGATGCTTCGAGCGGGCCTCCGGCGGAACTTTGTTTCTCGACGAAATCGGCGACATCGGCGCGGATTTCCAGGCCAAGCTGCTGCGCGTCTTGCAGGAGGGTGAGATTCTTCGCGTCGGCGGCGCGGCGCCGCGTAAGATCGATGTGCGCGTGGTTTGCGCGACCAATCGCAACCTGCGCGAGGAAGTCGGTGCCGGCCGCTTTCGTGAGGACCTCTACTTCCGCCTCAATGTAATTCCAGTGACCCTCGCGCCGCTGCGCGAGCGCCGCGACGATATCGTTCCGCTCGCGCGGCACTTTCTCTCCTCGGGCGCGACACTCGTGGGACGCAACCTGCGGCTCTCGGCCGAAGCCGAGCGGGCGCTGCACGATCACGCGTGGCCCGGCAATGTGCGCGAGCTCGAAAACGTCATCGAGCGAATAATCGTGATGGCGCACGGCGACGAAATCGGCCCTCAGGATCTGGTGCTCGACACTGCTGTCATCGTGCCGCGCGCAAACGGCGCGGCAGCGGCTGTCGAACCCCTGGCCACGCCACTGGAAGCGGCGCCCATCGCTCAGGACGGATCGAGCGATGAAGACGAATACGCGACGCTTGATGAAACTCTCGATCTGGCGATCGCCAACCGGCTGCGCGAGGCGATCGAACGCGCGCGCGGAAATCGCTCGGAGGCCGCGAAGATGCTGGGCCTGAATCGCACCAAGTTCTACCGCCTGCTGCGCCGTATCGAGCAGTCTCCGCAACGCCGCTGATCTTTGACGGCGATGCGAAGTTTGCCGGCAATCGATCGCGCAGCGCTCGAACGTCTGCGCGCCCGCGCGACGGCTGATGCGCCCGAATTTTTCGTCGAGATGGCGACGATGTTCGTGGCCGAGATCGATCGACGGCGTGTCGCCATTGCCGACGCGCTCGCCCGCGAGGACTCAGATGCTCTCGCACGCGCGGCGCATTCGCTCGGCGGCAGCGCCAAGCTGTTTGGCGCGACGCGTCTCGCGGAGTTCTGCCGACAATTGCAGAACGCTCCTCATCCTTCGATCGCCGATGCTCGTGTGATCGTCGTTGCGCTGAACGTCGAATGCGACGAGGTTCGCGCCGTGATCAAAGCGGAGAGCAGCCTCGGCTCCTGACAATTCCGCGCTGGCAACAGACACGTCGCGCGGCGGATAATCGCGCGATGGATCCCAAAGGCAAGGCCGCGATAGTCACGGGCGGCGCTCGAATCGGGCATGAAGTTGCGCTCGCGCTCGCGCGCCGTGGATGCTCAATCGCGATGACATATCTCAGCTCGCGCGCCGCGGTCGAAGGAACGGTGGAGCAAGCGCGCGCTCTCGGCGTCAAAGCTATCGCGCTTCAGGCCGACGCGACGAACGAGTCGCAGGTCGAGGCCGCAGTGAAGGAAGCCTCGAGTTCCCTTGGCAGCGTCGATATCCTCGTTAACATGGCGTCGATTTATGCGAGCACTCCGGCGCCGGGCAACGCCGACTGGACCCGGATGATGGATGCCAACGCGCGCAGCGTGTTTCTTTACTCGACGCACGCCGCGCCGCTGATGAAGCGGGCGGGCGCTGGCCGCATAATCAACTTCGCCGATTGGCTGCCGATCAGCGGCCGTCCGCGCTACCACGGCTACGTTCCGTACTACACGTCGAAGGCGGCGGTGAAGGCTTTGACTGAGAGCCTGGCGCTGGAGCTCGCGCCGGCGATCCTCGTCAACGCGATCGCGCCGGGACCGATTCTCGCGCCGCCCGATTTGAACGCCGCTGAAAATGCCGAGGTGATGCATGCTACGCCGCTCGAGCGCTGGGGCGGAGCGGAGGAAATCGCCAAGGCCGCAGTGTTTCTGATCGATACAGATTTCGTCACCGGCGAATGTATTCGCGTCGATGGCGGCCGCCATCTTTTGTGAGATTGACGGTTCGTTTCGCTTCCATGGTGCCGCGTCTTTGCTGACAATATTTTTCGACGCGGTCGCGCGTCGAAGGCAGAACCATGAGCGAATACATGGGGTACGAGATCAAGCTGAATGAGAAGACCGGGCGCTACGAGGTTTTCTGGAAGGGGAAAAGATCGGGCGAGACGGATTTCGCGCGCGTTGCCGACGCCGAGGAATGGATCGACGATCTGTTCCCGTCCAACCGCACGAGCTGACTCCAAAGCGATCTTGAACATTGGCTGAGATTTGGGGTGCGAGCGAAGTCCTGCCGGGGCTTTACGTCGGCGATTTGCAGGACGCGCAGAAATTCGAGGGCGCGATAATCAGCGTCTTGCCCGACGTTCCGGAAGACGAGCCGCCGCACGCGATTCATATGCCGATCCTGCAAAACGGGCTCGCCACGCTCGACAGCACGGCGGCGCTGATCGACCATTCGCTGAAGCTCGGCCGCCGCGTGCTCGTGCATTGCGAAGAAGGATGTGAACGCGCGCCGCTGGTCGTCGCATGGTTCCTCAAGACCCGCCGCGGAATGACCTTCGACGAAGCCTACGCGCTTTTGAAAAGCCGCCGCCCAATCATAGAAGACCGCCGCCGCTGGCTCGGCATCTATGGGCGCTAATCGCGCTCGCGGCGATCATCCTTCCGCTTCCATCTAATGCTCGCTCCGAATCCGACGGCCCGCCATCTTTGTCAAACGCGTCGCTACTCGGTACGTACCTCGTCACGACGACGGTTAAGGCCTACGTAAAGTTTGGCGGAGGGCCGCGGGTCGGCGACGGAGAATTACGCTTCGACGGCCGTGGCGGACTCTCAGGTGAGACAACGTTTTTCGACGAGCGACAGAAGATACACGGCACGTATCAAGTGAACGCCGATGGAACAGGCACGATGAGCTACACGGCCGATCCGCCGTTCGAATCTCCGGGTGCCATCGAGCTTCAACTGCGAATCTTGAGCAACGACAAGGTCGAGTTCCAATCGCCGGGCTGGCAGAACCGCGACTGGAGCAGCGTTAACAACCAACTGCATCAGAATAACGGCGGCATAGTTGGCGAACTGCACAAAATCCCCTCTCCGTGACCAAGTAGAGGGGTTTTCAGAGAGGACATCGTTGCTGTTGAGTGTGTGTCGGCTGTCGGGCAGGCTGGACCGAGGCTGGGATTGCGCCTATTAGACGGATCACCCGAAGGAGATTTCATGAAAACCTGGATCGCTCGCATCTCGCTGATGCTTTTCTTCTTTGCTGCTGCTGCGCCGGCTGCGATGGCCGAGACGTGGCAGATTGACCCTGCCCATACCAATGTCGAGTTCACGGTGCGCCACATGATGATCTCCAACGTCAAAGGCGAATTTCAGAAGACCAGCGGAACGATTACGACCAACGGCAGCGATCCGACTTCGGCGGTGATCGACGCCACGATCGACGCCAATTCGCTCAACACCCGCGTCGAGAAGCGCGACGGGCATCTGAAGAGTCCCGACTTCCTCGATGTCGCCAAGTATCCGACGATCACATTTAAATCGACGAAAGTTGAAGCCAACGGCACCGGCAAGTGGAAAGTGACGGGCGACCTCACGCTGCACGGCGTCACCAAGCCGGTCGTGCTCGACGTCGATGCGCCTGCGGCACCGATCAAGGATCCGATGGGCAATACGCGCGCCGGCGCATCGGCTACGACGACCATCAGCCGCAAGGACTACGGACTCACCTGGAACAAAACGATGGATACAGGCGGCGTCATCGTAGGCGACGAGGTCGCGATCTCGATCGACGTCGAAGCGATCAAGAAATAGCCGGCGCTCAGTCGGGCCGTTTCGCCTCCAATAGCAAGCCTCCGCGCGAGGAGGCGAAGAATCGTCGCGCGGCGCACTTCAGGAGGAGCAGATGATGAGCCTGTCAAAGCGAGCGACGGCGGAACTGATCGGTACCTTCTGGCTGGTGTTCGGCGGATGCGGCACGGCGGTGATTTCAGCCCATTTCCCGCAGGTGGGGGTCGGCCTGCTGGGCGTGGCGCTCGCCTTCGGGCTGACGCTGCTGACGATGGCGTTCGCGATCGGCAACATCTCGGGATGCCACATCAATCCGGCGGTCACGATCGGATTGTGGGCTGGAAAGCGCTTTCCGACGGCCGAGGTCGTTCCATATATCGTCGCACAGGTGATCGGCGGAATTATCGCATCAACTGTTCTCTACGTGATCGCGAGCGGCGCGCCTGGCTTCAGCCTGAGTAACGGCTTCGCCGCCAACGGCTACGGCGCGCATTCACCGGGCGGTTACGGATTAGGCTCGGCATTCGTTGCCGAGACGGTACTCACAATGATGTTCGTCTTCGTCATCCTGGGCTCGACCGACAAGCGCGTCGCGATCGGCTTTGCGCCGATTCCGATCGGTCTGGTCCTGACGCTGATTCATCTCATCAGCATCCCGATCACGAACACGTCGGTGAATCCCGCGCGCAGCACGGGACCCGCGCTGTACGTCGGCGGATGGGCGCTCGGGCAACTGTGGCTTTTCTGGGTGGCGCCGTTCCTCGGCGCTGCGGTCGGCGGTACCGTTTACAACCTGCTGTTCAGCGAGCCTTGAGATAGGTCAGGACTGCGCGCGGCTCAGGTCCGCTTCGGCGACTGATTCTTCGGCGGCTTCGCAGCCCTGCACAAATACGAGTGTTCGCAGGCCGTCGATGAAGCCGTTGGGCGACAGGTCGATTCGTTCGGCCAGGCTCGTGCTGATGATCACAAGGCCGTTGGGCGCCTGCTTCTGAAGCTGCTCGACGCTCAGCTCCGACAGGATTTCGGAGTTGACGCGGCGAGGCGCGAGGCGGCTTGCATCGCGCACCATCTGAGATAACTCCGGATCACTTTCGCCGTCAGGGCCGGGCGCGAGGAGGGCATGAAAATTTATTTTGCGGCGCTCGCCCACGCGCACAGCGAGATCGAGCGCGGCGCGGCCGCTCGGCGAATTGTCGACTACCGCCGAAATGCGATCGAACGGCCGCTCGGCGCCATGTACCACTACGCCGACGTGAACCGGCACGGCGCGGGCCCGGTCGAGAATCTCGCGCACCACGCCGCCCTTGAAATCCGAGCCGAACACCGCGCGATGCGATCCGAGCAGCAGCCATCCGATTTGCGGCTGCGCGGCGGTGCTCACGATGTCCCTGGCCGGATCGTCGGTCCATACCGCCTGCGGCGTGATAACCGCGCCGCGCTCCCACGCGAGGTCGAGCGCGGCTGAGAGCGCGGGCGAGCGCGGCGGCACGCGCTGCTCGGCCTCGCGCAGCCCGGAGCGCACTCCGCCGGGCGGGATTCGCACGAGAGCCAGCACATGCGGCGGCGGCGCATCGTGAGGCGTAGCCGCGAGCGCGAGCTCGATCAGATACGGTACGCCCTCGGGATTCGATACCGGCACGAGCACGGCGCGCCGTTCCGTGCCCACGAGCGCGGGTCGCCGCGGCGCTTGGAACGCGGCTTGCTGGCCGTCGCGGGCGCCGCGGGTAATCAGGTGAATCGCGGGCGTCGTGGCGAAAGTCGTCACCAGCGCCATGATCACGAGCATCGCGAACAGTTCGAGTGAGATCACGTGCAGCTCGAGTCCGATATTGAGTACGATCAGCTCCATCAGGCCGCGCGTGTTCATGAGCGCGCCCAGCGCCGACGCGTCGCGCCATCCGAGTCCGGTGAGGCGCGCCGCGATCGCGCTGCCGCCGAATTTGCCGAGCGACGCAACGATCACGATAAGGCCGCAGATCGCCCACGCCTCGTATCCGCTGACGAGACCGATCTGCGTGCGCAAGCCAGTGAAGGCGAAAAACGCCGGCAACAGCAGAACGACTATGAGATCTTCGAGACGGTCGGTTAACTCGCGGGCGAGACCGCTGTCGTGCGGGATCACCGCGCCGAGCGCGAAAGCGCCGAAGATTGCATGGATTCCGATGAACTCGGTCGCAAACGACGACAGCAGGAGCATTACGAAGATCGCCGCCATCACGCCCTGCGTCAGACGGCCGCGAATACCGTAGACCAGCGACAGCCGCACCATCGCGGGACGGACGAGAAACGCCATCGCGGCGATATAGCCGAGGGCGAGCGCGATCGTCGTGAGCGCTCCCGTCGCGCGGGCCTGCGCGACACCGACCACGAACGCGAGCAGGCACCATGCAGTGACGTCATCGACGGCGGCACACGTGAGCGCGATCGCGCCCATGCGGCTGCGATGAATCTTGCGGTCGGTGAGAATGCGCGCCAACACCGGGAACGCCGTTACCGACATCGAAACGCCGAGGAAGAGTGAGAACACGGTGAACGGAACGTCGCTCGTCGAGAGCCGCGGATAAAGGAAGAGCGCGAGGATCCCGCCGAGCAGGAACGGCGCGACGATACTCGCGTGCGAGATCGCGATCGCCGAATGGCCGCGCTTGCGCATCAGTGCCGGGTCGAGCTCGAGGCCGACCAGGAACATGTAAAGAATCACGCCGATCTGCGCGAGGACATTCAGAAAAGGCGCAACCTCAGGCGGCAGCAGGTACGCTGACGCGCCGGGCGCGATCCGGCCGAGCAGCGACGGCCCGAGAAGAATACCCGCAATGATTTCGCCGATGACCGGCGGCTGATGGAGCAAGCGGAAGAGCGTGCCCAACAGGCGTGCCGCTGCGATCACAAGGGCGAGCGCCAGCAGCACGTGCAGCACCTCGTTGATCTGGCCGTGCATCACGGCACTGCCGAAGATCTCGGCCGAGCGCGGCGTGGGTGCAGCGATTCGATCGCCGTAGCTGCGAACGACGTCGTAGGCGGCGATGACGATGGCGAGC
Encoded here:
- a CDS encoding YceI family protein; this translates as MKTWIARISLMLFFFAAAAPAAMAETWQIDPAHTNVEFTVRHMMISNVKGEFQKTSGTITTNGSDPTSAVIDATIDANSLNTRVEKRDGHLKSPDFLDVAKYPTITFKSTKVEANGTGKWKVTGDLTLHGVTKPVVLDVDAPAAPIKDPMGNTRAGASATTTISRKDYGLTWNKTMDTGGVIVGDEVAISIDVEAIKK
- a CDS encoding DUF2844 domain-containing protein, coding for MLSRRDFSRKFLRTAIPLTAALLLEPLSGSALAMLGGSAQSVTVDQQTLGGALNATPQTQASGVQALNQSSAGAAYTVQQISIPNGTTVNEYLSASGTVFAVSWRGKRPPDLSQLFGTYFAQYQQALAAPHQERGPRKIQTQDLIVETSGHMRDLMGRAYLPALVPAGVSVDEIQ
- the aqpZ gene encoding aquaporin Z, which codes for MSLSKRATAELIGTFWLVFGGCGTAVISAHFPQVGVGLLGVALAFGLTLLTMAFAIGNISGCHINPAVTIGLWAGKRFPTAEVVPYIVAQVIGGIIASTVLYVIASGAPGFSLSNGFAANGYGAHSPGGYGLGSAFVAETVLTMMFVFVILGSTDKRVAIGFAPIPIGLVLTLIHLISIPITNTSVNPARSTGPALYVGGWALGQLWLFWVAPFLGAAVGGTVYNLLFSEP
- a CDS encoding SDR family oxidoreductase, encoding MDPKGKAAIVTGGARIGHEVALALARRGCSIAMTYLSSRAAVEGTVEQARALGVKAIALQADATNESQVEAAVKEASSSLGSVDILVNMASIYASTPAPGNADWTRMMDANARSVFLYSTHAAPLMKRAGAGRIINFADWLPISGRPRYHGYVPYYTSKAAVKALTESLALELAPAILVNAIAPGPILAPPDLNAAENAEVMHATPLERWGGAEEIAKAAVFLIDTDFVTGECIRVDGGRHLL
- a CDS encoding DUF3443 domain-containing protein, with the translated sequence MKASWLIAIPLMIGLLAACGGGGGGGGFVPIHSPTATPTPAPPAGNVQSMSVDLGPNGNLVNGAFTSVTVCVPNTANCQTIPNVLLDTGSFGLRLLGSALNPTLTLPRQTDGSGDAIAECGFFGSLFTWGPVATADIEMADEAASSIPVQIISPSGFTTAPTACINSGLPQADSLATLRANGILGVGVFVQDCGTDCTTNGSSNPGFYYACAGSSCSVTTQSEANQVQNPISSFSGDDNGLIIELPSVPAGGAKSVTGSLVFGIGTQSNNQLGTAQVFTTDSNGNVTTTFGGNSYGTTYIDTGSNALFFLSTAATGIPECSGGGFYCPASSENLSAQIEGQNSATATVDFTIANANNLFSTNNAVFNDLGGPFSQGFDWGLPFFLGRNVFVAIDGQTTPAGSGPYFAF
- a CDS encoding Hpt domain-containing protein, encoding MRSLPAIDRAALERLRARATADAPEFFVEMATMFVAEIDRRRVAIADALAREDSDALARAAHSLGGSAKLFGATRLAEFCRQLQNAPHPSIADARVIVVALNVECDEVRAVIKAESSLGS
- a CDS encoding sigma-54 dependent transcriptional regulator, with translation MSERILIVDDDELMARYVERILASAGFECEVCLDAEKALNACETRRIDLVISDVVMPSMNGTELMRRIRERMPMLPVILLTSYGSIEAAVEAMRAGAFGYLTKPAKDDELLMLVRRALEMTRLERENRLLRQELNERYGPDAFVAVSDHSRTLLESVRRIAPSRATVLIQGESGTGKELVARLIHFWSNRVGQPFVAVNCKAFGEGVLDSELFGHEKGAFTGAIMARPGCFERASGGTLFLDEIGDIGADFQAKLLRVLQEGEILRVGGAAPRKIDVRVVCATNRNLREEVGAGRFREDLYFRLNVIPVTLAPLRERRDDIVPLARHFLSSGATLVGRNLRLSAEAERALHDHAWPGNVRELENVIERIIVMAHGDEIGPQDLVLDTAVIVPRANGAAAAVEPLATPLEAAPIAQDGSSDEDEYATLDETLDLAIANRLREAIERARGNRSEAAKMLGLNRTKFYRLLRRIEQSPQRR
- a CDS encoding dual specificity protein phosphatase, whose protein sequence is MAEIWGASEVLPGLYVGDLQDAQKFEGAIISVLPDVPEDEPPHAIHMPILQNGLATLDSTAALIDHSLKLGRRVLVHCEEGCERAPLVVAWFLKTRRGMTFDEAYALLKSRRPIIEDRRRWLGIYGR
- a CDS encoding cation:proton antiporter, encoding MSRTLVDGAKPWLAYGAMLAIVIAAYDVVRSYGDRIAAPTPRSAEIFGSAVMHGQINEVLHVLLALALVIAAARLLGTLFRLLHQPPVIGEIIAGILLGPSLLGRIAPGASAYLLPPEVAPFLNVLAQIGVILYMFLVGLELDPALMRKRGHSAIAISHASIVAPFLLGGILALFLYPRLSTSDVPFTVFSLFLGVSMSVTAFPVLARILTDRKIHRSRMGAIALTCAAVDDVTAWCLLAFVVGVAQARATGALTTIALALGYIAAMAFLVRPAMVRLSLVYGIRGRLTQGVMAAIFVMLLLSSFATEFIGIHAIFGAFALGAVIPHDSGLARELTDRLEDLIVVLLLPAFFAFTGLRTQIGLVSGYEAWAICGLIVIVASLGKFGGSAIAARLTGLGWRDASALGALMNTRGLMELIVLNIGLELHVISLELFAMLVIMALVTTFATTPAIHLITRGARDGQQAAFQAPRRPALVGTERRAVLVPVSNPEGVPYLIELALAATPHDAPPPHVLALVRIPPGGVRSGLREAEQRVPPRSPALSAALDLAWERGAVITPQAVWTDDPARDIVSTAAQPQIGWLLLGSHRAVFGSDFKGGVVREILDRARAVPVHVGVVVHGAERPFDRISAVVDNSPSGRAALDLAVRVGERRKINFHALLAPGPDGESDPELSQMVRDASRLAPRRVNSEILSELSVEQLQKQAPNGLVIISTSLAERIDLSPNGFIDGLRTLVFVQGCEAAEESVAEADLSRAQS